A part of Paenibacillus sp. IHBB 10380 genomic DNA contains:
- the purT gene encoding formate-dependent phosphoribosylglycinamide formyltransferase produces MWGAPFSAYSKKMLLLGSGELGKEVVLEAQRLGVETIAVDRYKDAPAMQVAHRSHVIDMLDAEALKLIIRQEQPDVIVPEIEAIATHALLELEKEGYHVVPTARATSLTMDREGIRRLAAETLGIPTAAYRFADSLDELKAAVSELGTPCVVKPIMSSSGKGQSVCRTKEDAEACWTSALEGGRAKNTRVIIESFVHFDSEITLLTVRSVSGTLFCPPIGHIQQDGDYVESWQPHAMSEAQLKESQEIAKAITDELGGYGLFGVELFVTPKGILFSEVSPRPHDTGMVTMITQDLSEFALHVRAILGLPIDHVQLLTPGASATLKAEGSTSHFAVSGVAEALTLPRTQVRVFGKPDTKPGRRMAVALSSAADVETARKIAKQAASLLKVEVYDHE; encoded by the coding sequence GTGTGGGGTGCTCCTTTTTCTGCTTATTCCAAAAAAATGCTACTGCTAGGTAGTGGAGAATTGGGAAAAGAAGTGGTGCTTGAAGCCCAACGTTTGGGTGTAGAGACCATTGCCGTGGATCGCTATAAAGACGCGCCAGCTATGCAGGTTGCTCATAGGTCTCACGTGATCGATATGTTAGATGCAGAAGCCTTGAAATTAATTATTCGTCAAGAACAGCCGGATGTGATTGTACCCGAGATTGAAGCTATCGCGACACATGCCTTATTGGAGTTAGAGAAGGAAGGATATCATGTCGTTCCTACGGCTAGAGCCACTTCTCTAACGATGGATCGAGAGGGCATTCGCCGATTAGCGGCAGAGACATTAGGTATTCCAACAGCAGCTTATCGTTTCGCTGATAGTTTAGATGAACTGAAAGCGGCAGTATCTGAGTTGGGCACACCTTGCGTTGTGAAGCCAATTATGAGTTCTTCGGGTAAAGGACAAAGTGTCTGCCGAACGAAGGAGGATGCGGAAGCTTGCTGGACATCAGCTCTTGAGGGTGGACGGGCTAAGAATACTCGCGTTATTATTGAATCCTTTGTTCATTTTGACAGTGAAATTACGCTGCTAACGGTACGTTCTGTATCGGGTACGCTCTTCTGCCCACCAATCGGCCATATACAACAAGATGGCGATTACGTGGAGTCGTGGCAACCGCATGCGATGAGCGAAGCTCAGTTGAAAGAGTCACAAGAGATTGCTAAAGCTATTACAGACGAACTTGGGGGATACGGATTATTTGGTGTCGAACTGTTCGTGACCCCTAAGGGGATTCTATTCAGTGAGGTGTCACCTCGTCCTCATGATACAGGTATGGTCACCATGATTACGCAAGATTTATCTGAATTTGCACTTCATGTTAGGGCTATACTTGGACTACCGATTGACCATGTACAATTGCTTACACCTGGTGCATCAGCTACATTGAAGGCCGAAGGTTCAACTTCTCATTTTGCGGTAAGTGGAGTGGCTGAAGCCCTCACACTTCCTCGTACTCAGGTAAGGGTGTTTGGTAAACCAGATACAAAACCAGGTCGTAGAATGGCTGTTGCATTAAGTAGTGCTGCTGATGTTGAGACTGCTCGCAAGATAGCTAAACAAGCTGCTAGCCTTTTAAAAGTGGAGGTATATGATCATGAATAG
- a CDS encoding GNAT family N-acetyltransferase, which produces MNSQLSTPVLCIRNFQWDDLEISTQLMRQLNYPTTLSVMRERMEEMESSPLYCTLIAEVDEQVVGMIHLRKVVSYERTENYTQITAVIVSGEYQGQGIGKRLILSAEDWAKGQESTQLFLTSGNRVERAPAHAFYEHIGFAKTGYRFCKKLK; this is translated from the coding sequence ATGAATAGTCAATTGTCTACTCCTGTACTGTGTATTCGTAATTTTCAGTGGGATGATTTAGAAATTAGCACTCAGCTAATGCGTCAGTTAAACTATCCGACCACACTTAGTGTAATGAGAGAACGGATGGAAGAAATGGAATCAAGTCCGCTCTACTGCACTTTGATTGCTGAGGTTGATGAGCAAGTGGTGGGTATGATTCATTTGCGTAAAGTTGTTAGTTATGAGCGCACCGAGAATTATACTCAAATTACCGCAGTCATCGTATCTGGGGAGTATCAAGGACAAGGTATTGGCAAAAGATTGATCCTTAGTGCAGAAGATTGGGCTAAGGGGCAAGAGAGTACACAACTATTTCTTACGAGTGGCAATCGCGTTGAACGTGCGCCCGCACATGCATTTTATGAACATATAGGCTTTGCTAAGACAGGCTATCGCTTCTGTAAGAAACTAAAGTAA
- a CDS encoding CAP domain-containing protein, producing the protein MKNTLLKTMVSGAFATAVSISLILPGSASAATMQDTNVKNCKAYLEQFLKNNGSEFTWNTQVITLPIVSKPVVTKPVTTKPETTKPNTTKPVTTKPETTKPVAKPTKPVVDNNTAVKDQSSVTKQVVNLVNEERAKAGLKPLTIHAGLTTVAVDKAKDMSNNNYFDHTSPTYGSPFDMMKQYGVSYSYAGENIAKGQKTPAEVMKAWMNSQGHRENILSKNFTQIGVGYYNGHWVQEFIGN; encoded by the coding sequence ATGAAAAATACCTTGTTAAAAACGATGGTGAGTGGAGCCTTTGCAACCGCCGTATCTATAAGTTTAATACTTCCAGGATCAGCATCTGCTGCTACGATGCAAGATACTAATGTTAAGAACTGTAAAGCTTATCTGGAACAGTTCCTCAAAAATAACGGAAGCGAATTTACATGGAATACTCAAGTAATCACACTTCCAATAGTGTCCAAGCCAGTAGTAACTAAGCCAGTTACGACAAAACCAGAAACAACCAAGCCAAATACAACAAAACCAGTCACAACTAAGCCGGAAACAACAAAGCCAGTTGCTAAGCCAACAAAACCAGTAGTGGATAACAATACAGCTGTGAAGGATCAATCAAGTGTAACCAAACAAGTCGTTAATTTAGTAAATGAAGAAAGAGCTAAGGCTGGATTAAAGCCACTCACGATTCATGCAGGATTGACTACAGTAGCTGTGGATAAGGCAAAAGATATGAGTAATAACAATTACTTTGATCACACCTCACCAACTTATGGTTCTCCGTTTGATATGATGAAGCAGTACGGTGTCTCATATAGTTATGCGGGTGAGAATATTGCAAAAGGGCAAAAGACTCCAGCTGAAGTGATGAAAGCATGGATGAACAGCCAAGGTCACCGCGAAAATATTCTAAGTAAAAACTTTACTCAAATTGGAGTAGGTTATTATAACGGGCATTGGGTGCAAGAATTTATCGGGAACTAA
- the parE gene encoding DNA topoisomerase IV subunit B produces the protein MVEEIDLSAGSSKSGDTSQTGYEADDIQVLEGLVAVRKRPGMYIGSTSASGLHHLLWEIVDNAVDEHLAKYCTRIDITLHKDGSVTVQDNGRGIPTGMHKTGIPTPQVVFTILHAGGKFGGSGYKKSGGLHGVGASVTNALSEWLEVEIYREGKIHRQRFEYWVDKKGIEHVGEPVGGLEQLGNTNKTGSKITFKPDIRVFHAGIQFNYETLADRLQELAFLNSGLRITLKDNRSDKQDEFLYEGGASQFVEFLNEGKDVLHDVIHFNAEKDDVEVEVALQYNAGYTETLASFVNSIPTRGGGTHETGFKTAYTRVMNDYARKTNLLKEKDKNLEGSDLREGMMTVISVKMSDVEFVGQTKDQLGSASARSTVDAIVSENMQIFLEENPQVAQTLIKKSVQASKAREAARKARDDMRTGKKRSESSNLNGKLTPAQSKDVTRTELFIVEGDSAGGSAKQGRDSKIQAILPLKGKPLNPEKAKLAEVLKNEEYRAIVSAIGAGIGTDFEVEDSNYSKVIIMTDADTDGAHIQVLLLTFFYRYMKPLIDAGRVFIAQPPLYKITRKSGKLETMRYAWSDEELQNYLKEFGSKFELQRYKGLGEMNPEQLWETTMNPESRTLLKVQIVDAAKAERRVSTLMGDKVDPRKRWIVDNVDFTDVEE, from the coding sequence ATGGTCGAGGAGATCGATTTGTCTGCAGGGTCATCTAAGAGTGGTGATACAAGCCAAACTGGGTATGAGGCAGACGACATTCAAGTGCTCGAAGGTCTGGTTGCAGTACGCAAACGGCCAGGAATGTATATTGGCAGTACGAGTGCATCGGGACTTCATCATCTGTTGTGGGAAATTGTGGATAATGCCGTTGACGAACATCTTGCCAAATACTGCACGAGAATTGATATAACGCTACACAAGGATGGATCGGTGACTGTTCAAGATAATGGTCGCGGAATTCCAACAGGAATGCATAAAACAGGTATACCTACACCACAGGTTGTATTTACGATCCTGCATGCAGGAGGTAAATTTGGTGGTTCAGGTTATAAGAAATCAGGCGGTCTTCATGGTGTCGGAGCCTCCGTTACGAATGCATTATCTGAATGGTTGGAGGTTGAAATTTATCGTGAAGGTAAAATTCATCGCCAACGTTTTGAATATTGGGTGGACAAAAAAGGAATAGAACATGTTGGAGAACCTGTCGGTGGACTTGAGCAATTAGGGAATACCAACAAGACAGGATCAAAGATTACATTCAAGCCTGATATTCGCGTGTTTCACGCTGGAATTCAGTTCAATTACGAGACACTTGCAGATCGGTTGCAGGAACTCGCATTTTTGAACTCAGGTCTTCGAATTACACTTAAAGATAATCGGTCTGACAAGCAAGATGAATTTCTTTATGAGGGCGGCGCAAGTCAATTCGTAGAATTCCTTAATGAAGGAAAAGATGTACTACATGATGTTATTCATTTTAATGCGGAAAAAGATGATGTAGAGGTTGAAGTAGCCCTCCAGTATAATGCTGGGTATACGGAGACGTTAGCATCCTTTGTTAACTCTATTCCAACTCGGGGTGGAGGAACACATGAAACGGGCTTCAAGACGGCTTATACACGTGTGATGAATGATTATGCGCGCAAAACAAACCTGCTCAAAGAGAAGGATAAGAATCTCGAAGGTAGCGATTTGCGTGAAGGCATGATGACAGTCATCAGTGTTAAAATGTCCGATGTAGAATTTGTTGGTCAGACGAAAGATCAGCTAGGAAGCGCGTCTGCACGTAGTACGGTTGATGCTATCGTTTCGGAGAATATGCAGATTTTCTTAGAAGAGAATCCACAGGTGGCACAGACTCTAATTAAGAAATCGGTTCAAGCATCTAAAGCGCGAGAAGCTGCGCGTAAAGCACGTGATGATATGCGAACCGGGAAGAAGCGGAGTGAAAGTTCCAATCTGAATGGTAAACTTACACCAGCACAGTCTAAAGACGTCACTCGCACAGAGCTTTTCATTGTGGAAGGAGATTCTGCAGGGGGATCGGCTAAACAGGGGCGTGACTCAAAGATTCAAGCTATTTTACCTCTAAAAGGTAAACCTCTCAATCCTGAAAAGGCTAAACTTGCAGAAGTTCTGAAGAATGAAGAATATCGCGCTATCGTATCTGCTATTGGAGCAGGCATTGGAACGGATTTCGAAGTGGAAGATAGCAATTATTCTAAAGTTATTATTATGACGGATGCGGATACAGACGGGGCTCATATTCAAGTGCTATTACTGACATTCTTTTATCGCTATATGAAGCCGCTTATCGACGCTGGACGGGTGTTCATTGCTCAGCCTCCACTGTACAAGATAACACGTAAATCGGGTAAGCTTGAGACGATGCGTTATGCTTGGAGTGATGAAGAGCTACAGAATTATTTGAAAGAATTCGGAAGTAAATTTGAATTACAACGTTATAAAGGACTCGGTGAGATGAATCCTGAGCAATTATGGGAGACGACGATGAATCCCGAATCGAGAACGCTGCTTAAAGTGCAGATCGTAGATGCAGCCAAAGCTGAACGACGCGTCTCGACATTGATGGGTGACAAAGTTGATCCGCGCAAACGGTGGATTGTAGATAACGTGGACTTTACAGATGTTGAGGAATAG
- a CDS encoding ABC transporter ATP-binding protein, with translation MITRAGKIILSVENVKKRIGRKWIIKDITFDVRQGEIFGFLGPNGAGKTTTIRMLVDLIKPTSGMIKVCGYDVNRDQEKALQYVGSIVENPEVYTYLTGWENLEHFARMQHGVDANRIQEVVDIVRLDQRIHDKVRTYSLGMRQRLGIAQALLGRPRLLILDEPTNGLDPKGIKELRLFIRQLAEEGLAVLVSSHLLSEIQLLCDRVAIISQGRVLAVGDVEELVSQNAEYVIWDLEPTDLGIDILSHYDGVQVVEGVEYLLDDSIIAGMAPGAIVTQNGEEVIPEIITQLVSSGVQVKGVNKINPTLEQLFLKMTEGENIE, from the coding sequence GTGATAACTAGAGCGGGTAAAATCATTCTGTCTGTGGAGAATGTAAAGAAAAGAATAGGCAGAAAGTGGATTATTAAGGATATTACCTTTGATGTAAGACAAGGAGAAATATTTGGATTCTTAGGGCCTAATGGAGCGGGCAAGACGACAACGATTCGCATGCTGGTAGATTTAATTAAACCGACTAGTGGCATGATTAAAGTATGTGGTTATGATGTGAATCGAGATCAGGAAAAGGCGTTGCAATATGTAGGCTCGATTGTTGAAAATCCAGAAGTATATACCTATTTAACGGGATGGGAGAATTTAGAACATTTTGCTCGGATGCAGCATGGTGTGGATGCTAATCGAATTCAAGAGGTTGTTGATATTGTAAGACTAGATCAACGCATTCATGATAAAGTTCGCACTTATTCACTTGGTATGAGACAACGCCTAGGTATTGCTCAAGCCCTTCTTGGACGACCTAGGCTACTTATTCTAGATGAGCCAACGAATGGACTTGATCCAAAAGGGATCAAAGAATTGCGTTTATTCATTAGGCAGTTGGCTGAAGAAGGATTAGCTGTTCTCGTATCCAGTCATTTACTGAGTGAAATTCAGTTGTTATGTGATCGCGTGGCTATTATAAGTCAAGGACGTGTACTAGCTGTAGGTGATGTGGAGGAATTGGTATCCCAAAATGCTGAGTATGTGATCTGGGATTTAGAGCCTACGGACCTCGGAATAGATATTCTATCTCACTATGACGGAGTTCAAGTCGTTGAAGGGGTTGAGTACTTGTTGGACGACTCCATTATTGCTGGCATGGCACCCGGGGCGATTGTTACTCAGAATGGGGAAGAGGTTATTCCTGAAATCATCACGCAGCTAGTATCTTCCGGTGTTCAGGTGAAAGGTGTGAATAAGATTAATCCAACACTAGAACAACTATTCTTAAAAATGACAGAAGGTGAAAACATTGAGTAG
- a CDS encoding ABC transporter ATP-binding protein — protein MAASDGGERFVYKDDDIIDKPFDWGQFRRLFAYMKPYSKQLLPLIGLMMILGTITKLAVPFLTSMAIDKAISPEFGEPSVKLLYILAGCVLFLYIVQWLASTYRIKFTNIIGQRVIYDLRTDLFKHIQKLSFNFFDKRPAGSVLVRVTNDVNSLQELFTSGVVNLMIDSVQLVGIVIILLLINWKLGLAVIVTVPIMFFISTKLRVKIRRAWQEVRMKGSRINSHLNESIQGIRVTQAYTQEKENMEFFDMMNKDSKKSWDKATTMNQGFGPLIEITGGFGTLILFSLGAYLIQHDQLTVGLLVAFSSYVSNFWDPINRLGQMYNQLLVAMASSERIFEYMDEQPSIDDKPNAKPIPKIIGDISFEHIVFEYEKGRQALKGIDLDVKAGQTIALVGHTGSGKSTIINLLSRFYDITEGQILIDGYDIRDVQVESLRSQIGTVLQDTFIFSGTIRDNIRFGRLDAKDEEIEAVCKSVNAHEFISKLPQGYETEVEERGNVLSMGQRQLLSFARALLADPRILILDEATASIDTETELKIQDALKILLKGRTSFIVAHRLSTIRHADKIVVLDHGEIKEEGNHAELVKQQGIYHGLIEAQFRFV, from the coding sequence ATGGCTGCTAGTGACGGCGGAGAACGTTTTGTATACAAAGATGACGATATTATTGATAAACCGTTTGATTGGGGGCAATTCAGAAGATTGTTTGCTTATATGAAACCGTATAGCAAGCAATTGCTTCCCTTAATTGGTTTGATGATGATTCTGGGGACAATTACGAAGTTGGCGGTCCCCTTTCTAACAAGTATGGCGATTGATAAAGCTATTTCTCCTGAATTTGGAGAGCCGAGTGTTAAATTGCTATATATATTAGCGGGTTGTGTATTATTTCTGTATATTGTTCAATGGTTGGCGAGCACGTATCGGATTAAATTTACGAATATTATCGGTCAGAGAGTGATCTATGACCTTCGGACCGATTTATTTAAGCATATTCAGAAGCTGTCATTTAATTTTTTTGATAAAAGGCCGGCTGGCTCCGTTCTCGTCCGGGTAACCAATGATGTCAATTCACTACAGGAATTATTCACGAGTGGTGTGGTTAACTTAATGATTGACAGTGTTCAGCTAGTGGGTATCGTGATCATTCTATTATTAATCAATTGGAAGTTAGGGCTTGCAGTGATTGTCACTGTGCCGATCATGTTCTTCATCTCTACTAAGCTTCGGGTGAAGATTCGTCGCGCATGGCAGGAAGTTCGGATGAAGGGCTCTAGAATTAACTCTCACCTTAATGAATCTATTCAAGGGATTCGTGTAACTCAAGCTTATACGCAAGAGAAGGAAAACATGGAGTTTTTCGATATGATGAATAAAGATAGTAAGAAATCATGGGATAAAGCAACGACGATGAATCAAGGATTCGGACCTCTTATTGAAATCACGGGTGGATTTGGTACATTAATTCTATTCTCACTCGGTGCTTATCTCATTCAACACGATCAACTTACTGTAGGTCTGTTGGTCGCTTTCTCAAGTTATGTAAGTAACTTCTGGGACCCGATTAACCGTCTGGGTCAAATGTACAATCAATTGTTAGTAGCGATGGCATCGTCCGAACGGATCTTTGAATATATGGATGAGCAGCCAAGTATTGATGACAAACCGAATGCGAAGCCGATTCCCAAGATTATAGGTGACATTAGCTTCGAACATATTGTCTTTGAATACGAGAAGGGACGCCAAGCCTTGAAGGGAATCGATCTGGATGTCAAGGCAGGTCAGACGATTGCGCTAGTGGGTCATACGGGTTCCGGTAAAAGCACCATTATTAATCTATTAAGCCGGTTTTATGATATTACGGAGGGTCAAATTCTAATTGATGGCTATGATATAAGAGATGTCCAAGTTGAAAGTCTTCGTAGTCAGATCGGAACCGTGCTTCAAGATACATTCATCTTCTCTGGAACCATTCGGGATAATATTCGTTTTGGACGACTGGATGCTAAGGATGAAGAGATCGAAGCGGTATGTAAATCTGTAAATGCCCATGAATTTATTTCGAAGTTGCCTCAAGGATATGAGACAGAAGTAGAGGAACGAGGAAATGTGCTTTCTATGGGGCAACGGCAACTGTTATCCTTCGCTCGAGCACTACTTGCTGATCCACGAATACTTATATTAGATGAGGCAACGGCTAGTATTGATACAGAAACAGAGTTGAAGATCCAAGATGCTTTGAAGATTCTACTAAAAGGTCGAACTTCCTTCATTGTAGCCCATCGTCTGTCTACGATTCGTCATGCTGACAAAATCGTCGTTCTTGATCATGGGGAAATTAAAGAAGAAGGCAATCATGCGGAGCTGGTGAAACAGCAAGGCATATATCATGGATTGATCGAAGCACAGTTCCGTTTTGTGTAA
- a CDS encoding GDSL-type esterase/lipase family protein: MNSSKWIWRIVSTVSVVATILLIIGFVYAVRDVNMPQAGTDTVFEKPSQPEAVVKDDLTDKQEIMVTAIGDSLAKGTGDNTGSGFVRRSIEGLSTATGKKVTLLNNLGINGLTTARLLPKLEEKGAQYALKQSDIILVSIGGNDLFKGSQLLSDNNGESKGTSTNEVQPDITPDQLLAALPEASRYLKSILEKVRQINPDAYIIYVGLYNPFGDIEELKIVGNDAVATWNHSAQTLINKYEKMTLVPTSDLFTHHLDQYLSSDHFHPNGEGYQQIADRIVQGIR; this comes from the coding sequence TTGAACTCATCGAAATGGATATGGCGCATTGTGAGCACAGTCTCCGTTGTGGCAACAATATTACTGATTATTGGATTCGTTTATGCTGTTCGAGATGTTAATATGCCACAAGCAGGTACAGATACTGTCTTTGAAAAACCGTCTCAACCGGAAGCAGTAGTGAAGGATGATTTAACTGATAAGCAAGAAATTATGGTGACTGCGATCGGTGATTCATTGGCAAAAGGAACTGGAGACAATACAGGAAGTGGCTTCGTACGAAGAAGCATAGAAGGCTTATCCACCGCAACAGGTAAAAAAGTCACTTTGCTTAATAATCTGGGAATTAACGGTCTCACGACTGCACGCCTCTTGCCTAAGTTGGAGGAAAAGGGTGCTCAGTATGCTTTGAAGCAATCGGATATTATATTGGTGTCCATTGGGGGCAATGATTTATTCAAGGGGTCTCAGTTGCTAAGTGACAATAATGGTGAATCAAAGGGAACATCTACTAATGAAGTACAACCAGATATTACGCCCGATCAACTCCTAGCTGCATTACCCGAAGCTTCACGTTATTTGAAGAGCATTCTAGAAAAGGTAAGACAGATTAATCCAGATGCTTATATTATCTATGTTGGGTTATACAATCCATTTGGTGATATTGAGGAGTTGAAAATTGTGGGGAATGATGCCGTAGCAACGTGGAACCATTCGGCACAAACATTAATCAATAAATATGAGAAGATGACGCTCGTACCGACTTCTGATCTATTTACGCATCATCTAGATCAATATTTGTCCAGTGATCATTTTCATCCGAATGGTGAAGGTTACCAGCAGATTGCAGACCGAATTGTTCAAGGCATTCGTTAG
- a CDS encoding ABC transporter permease, which yields MSSVLPLIQNECIKIIKKKRFYVILLILLILVPMFTYAQMRSSEHSRKNFNGDWRLEVQQQITDNENSLGSNRIPEEWKKYRLIFVQQLQYYLDNDVNPKEPNGVTFTREFMNNSISLFIPLLIMAVASDIVSGERTSGTIKMLLTRPVKRWKVLLSKLIALIMFVSLIVVSTFLISYLVSGLFFGYKGFNLPVFTGFQIQGSDVDMSAVHAVPQWLYIVMQCGLIWFVSVTVAMLAFMVSVLVKSTAASIVVMMAALIAGTILTNMASAWTSAKYFFMVNLQLTNYLSGSPAPIEGMNLNFSLMVLGIWAVASIIVSFTVFTKRDILN from the coding sequence TTGAGTAGTGTGCTACCTTTAATCCAGAACGAATGTATCAAAATTATTAAGAAAAAGCGTTTCTATGTGATTTTACTTATTTTGCTTATCCTCGTTCCCATGTTTACATATGCACAAATGCGTTCTTCTGAGCATAGCCGTAAAAATTTCAATGGTGACTGGAGATTAGAAGTACAGCAGCAAATTACAGACAACGAGAACTCCTTAGGTAGCAATCGTATACCAGAAGAATGGAAGAAATACAGACTTATTTTCGTACAGCAGCTCCAATACTATTTAGACAATGATGTGAATCCCAAAGAGCCCAACGGGGTAACCTTCACAAGAGAATTCATGAATAATTCGATTTCTTTATTTATTCCTTTATTAATTATGGCGGTTGCATCGGATATTGTCTCAGGTGAGCGAACATCTGGAACGATTAAGATGCTGTTGACAAGACCGGTTAAAAGATGGAAAGTACTCTTGAGTAAACTAATAGCGCTCATTATGTTCGTATCGTTAATTGTGGTGTCCACATTCTTGATTAGTTATCTAGTATCGGGATTATTTTTTGGATATAAAGGATTCAATCTCCCCGTGTTTACAGGCTTCCAGATTCAGGGCTCTGACGTAGATATGTCCGCTGTACATGCGGTGCCCCAGTGGCTGTATATTGTGATGCAATGTGGATTGATCTGGTTCGTCAGTGTGACTGTAGCTATGCTTGCTTTCATGGTATCCGTATTGGTTAAGAGTACAGCAGCAAGTATTGTCGTCATGATGGCAGCGCTCATAGCGGGTACTATTCTCACAAATATGGCATCAGCATGGACCAGCGCTAAGTACTTTTTTATGGTAAACTTACAGCTTACGAATTATTTGTCTGGTAGTCCTGCTCCAATTGAGGGGATGAATCTTAATTTTTCGTTGATGGTATTAGGCATTTGGGCAGTTGCTTCCATCATTGTTTCTTTCACCGTCTTTACGAAAAGGGATATCTTGAATTAA